AGGGCCACCACCCAGGCCGGGCTGATCCAGGAGGCGATGACCGCGAACATCATGCAGGCCTGGGCGGCGTATTCCGTGGCGTAGAAATCCGTCATCTTCGGCAGCTTCAGCAACTGCTTGGGATTGAAATAGGCGAAGGCGAAGTTGCCGAGGATCAGTTCGAAAAAGCCGTGGATCATCAGGATCATGACCGCAACCGACACCAGGGTGAGCACGAGCCCCTTCTGGAGCGGATGGGCGGTGCGGACCCAATGCCGTTTGAACGGCCAGAAATCGAAGATGTAGGCCATCCAGATCAGAATGATCAGCCACCAGCGGCAGTAGTTGTACCCGACATAGGGGGTGTAGAACCGCATGATGCCGCGGGGGTCCTGGAATATCCACCAAGTCACTGCGAAAATGAGCAGGGTGAAAACCAGGTTCGCCAGTGCCGGGAGCGGGCCAGCCCATCGTTTGACCAGCTTGCGCTCTTCCAAATAGGGAACTTGCTCGTGCGCCATGCTTGCCTCCTTTGGAGAACAGGTTTCCGGCCGATTCCAACCAGCACACCCCTCCACGTTGTCCGTTCCGCCTTCTTCCCGGACCGGCCGTCGCAGCGGCCGGCCGGACGTCAGGCGGATCGGTCTCGTCTGCCTGCTTTTGTTGCCGTCAAAACGGGATCTCCCGGTCTTCCATCGCGCGCAGCAGATAGGCCGAACATTGGGTGTCCAGGTACTTTCCAGAAAGGGCGGCCAGCCGCAGGATGCGGTCCTCCATGCGGCTGGCCGCCCCGGCCTGGTCGTGTTTTTTGAGCGCCTGCAGGAGTTTCACCAGATCGGCGAACACCTCTTCCCGCTCGTGATCCGCCATGGAGAAGAACAGGTTGAACACGGCGTGGATGTCCGCCGCCAGCCGGCGCAGCGTGTTTTCGAGCACGGGATTGCCGGTTTCCGCGGCCAGGCACGCGGCGAACTGGGATATCTCCAGGCGGATGGCCTGGGTGTTCTTGCTGTAGATCGCCTGGCTCAAGCTGATCATGGTTTCTTCCAGGTGCAGCAGGCCGTCCGGGGAGATGCGCCTGGCGCACAGGGCGGCGATGGGGGGCAGCAGGACAAACCCGGCTTCGAGGGCCTGGTGGGCGGGGAGGCCGGAGGCGGTGGCGTCGAGATTTCTCGCCTGGAGGCCGTAGGTGGTGGAGCGGAGGTAACAGCCGCTTCCCCGGCGGATGTCCACGACGCCCCGAGCCTCCAGCACCCGCAAGGCGTTGCGCACGGTATTCCGGCTGGCGCCGAGGTCCGCCGCCAGGGTTCGTTCCGCCGGGAGCCGAGCCCCGACCTGCCACCTTCCGTTTTCGATTTGCTGGAAGAGATGGCTGAGCGTCTCGTCTTCTTTACTCATGGCCGCCCACTTTGGTAGAACCAATTATGCTCCTGGATGCAACTCAGGATTTGCATTGGTTTTGACCATGGGAGGAGCCTAGCAAAAGGCCAAAGGGGTGCAACCAAAATTGCGAAAAATTGTATTGTTACGGAAAAGTTAGAGAAATAAAACGAAAGAACCCAAAATTGGATCAACCAATAGCGGATTTCAGCCCGGGCCCGGTGTGGGCAACACCGTCGCGGCACCGCCGGACTGTTCAGGCATTGCGGGGGGCGCGCCTGGCTTGATGCGCGGTGCGCCAGGCCTGGATGGCGCGGCGGAACGGTTCGAAGAGAATGGCGTATTCGGCCATGCCGTCGCTGTGGAAGGCATTGGGCCTGAGCGAACACAGGATCATCACGGCCTTGAGCACGCCCCGCTGGTAGAAGGGCTTGGCGAAGTAGGATCGGATGCCCTTGGGGATGAAAAGCGCCCAGTCAATGGACTTGATGCTGTCGATGGTGTCGTCCACGATGAGGGAGTCGAGCTTGAAGCGTTCGATGTCCTGGGCGATGGTCCCTTCGTAGGCATACATTTCCCCCTGGGTCATGCTGGCGAAGGGTTCGCCGAACGAATACACGAACACCCTGTTTTTCTTGGCCTGGATGTCGGAAAAAAGGATGGCGTCAAAGGAACCGTGCGGCAACTGGCAGTCGAACAGGGTTTCCAGAATGGCAGGCAGTTCCGTTTGGCCTTCCAGGGCCTTGAGCAGTTCGCTTTCCCGTTGGGCTCGCAGGTCGTTTTGAGGTTCGGTCGCCGGAGACAGGGCGGCAAGGGAATCAACCGGGCTGGCCGCCTCGATGTTGGAGAGCGCGATCCGAAGGATGCGCCTGTCCTTGAACAGCAGGGAGAGAACGCTGGCCTCGGCCGAAAACACCGACTTGGCCTTGCGCTCGAAGAGGGCCTTGCCGCGCCACTTCCTGGCAAAAAGGATCTCTTCGTATAGGCTGTGCATGACGCTGGCCATGCCGTGGTGGAACAGGTCCGAGATGCGCAGGCCGCGGAACTCGTCCGGGGAATACATGAATAGTTGCAAGGCGGCGGCGTTCTGGGAAAGGACCATTTTTGTGTCCAGATCCACGAGCACCACCGGCATGTCCGAGAGCTCGATCATGAGCTGCATTTCGGTTTCCCGCTCGATCATGCCCTTGAGGACCTCGATGCGGTCGGTGACATCCATGAGATAGCCCATGTAATAGCGGACGTCCTTGGACGGCATCCAGCCCACGAGTTTGAGCCAGGCGGTTTCCTGCCCGGTGCCGTGGATGCGGACGATGGTTTGCGCGTTTTTCCCGCGCTTCACCGCCTCCATGAAACTGTCGAGCAAAATGGCATCTTCCTTGAAAACAACGTTCTTTCGGATTTCGGCGCTTTTGAGAAAGAGAGTCGTTTTTTCGTTGAGCCCGGCAATCATGGAGCGGTTGAGGTATTCAATGCGCGAGCGGATGATCTCGATGCGCCACAGCAATGCGGGAAAGCTCTCCACGAGACTGTGCAGTTCCTCGCGGGAAAGGTCGCGTCGGGTGACGGAATCGTACGTTGCCAGGTCGTTGATTTGTATCATTTGCAATGAATATCGAGGCAATTTGTCGGGTGCAAGGAAAAAACGAAAAGCATCTCCTGGACAAACTCAACCATCCGTTGGAGCGCCGGGGGCTACCGCATCGCCAGGAATCGGTGGCCAACGCCGTCAAGCATGCCCGTCCCGGCCGGATCACCCTCAGCC
This genomic stretch from Solidesulfovibrio sp. harbors:
- a CDS encoding GntR family transcriptional regulator, producing MSKEDETLSHLFQQIENGRWQVGARLPAERTLAADLGASRNTVRNALRVLEARGVVDIRRGSGCYLRSTTYGLQARNLDATASGLPAHQALEAGFVLLPPIAALCARRISPDGLLHLEETMISLSQAIYSKNTQAIRLEISQFAACLAAETGNPVLENTLRRLAADIHAVFNLFFSMADHEREEVFADLVKLLQALKKHDQAGAASRMEDRILRLAALSGKYLDTQCSAYLLRAMEDREIPF
- a CDS encoding PAS domain-containing protein; this encodes MIQINDLATYDSVTRRDLSREELHSLVESFPALLWRIEIIRSRIEYLNRSMIAGLNEKTTLFLKSAEIRKNVVFKEDAILLDSFMEAVKRGKNAQTIVRIHGTGQETAWLKLVGWMPSKDVRYYMGYLMDVTDRIEVLKGMIERETEMQLMIELSDMPVVLVDLDTKMVLSQNAAALQLFMYSPDEFRGLRISDLFHHGMASVMHSLYEEILFARKWRGKALFERKAKSVFSAEASVLSLLFKDRRILRIALSNIEAASPVDSLAALSPATEPQNDLRAQRESELLKALEGQTELPAILETLFDCQLPHGSFDAILFSDIQAKKNRVFVYSFGEPFASMTQGEMYAYEGTIAQDIERFKLDSLIVDDTIDSIKSIDWALFIPKGIRSYFAKPFYQRGVLKAVMILCSLRPNAFHSDGMAEYAILFEPFRRAIQAWRTAHQARRAPRNA